In the genome of Massilibacillus massiliensis, one region contains:
- a CDS encoding YdcF family protein, whose product MKICNSKIGAYLITIGGGFAVIGLILSLIVFGITFGTGCLMVSGVFFIIYGITFRTTKNPRLNIKLLLLRRLLSGLLLIAVASFITIESLIFQSLKSNDKTEVQYAVILGAGVKGEEPSATLRRRLDTSIDYLNKNPDTKIIASGGLGKEATLTEAEVMKRYFIAHGIDESRILKEEKSTTSDENLKYTKELLTGLYDEDVPEMLIITSDYHMFRAKRIAEKYYTKVYGISSATPSTVMMNYAIREYLAVLKMLMLEIGK is encoded by the coding sequence ATGAAAATTTGTAATTCGAAAATAGGTGCATATTTAATAACTATAGGTGGTGGATTTGCTGTTATTGGGCTAATTCTATCACTTATTGTTTTTGGTATAACTTTTGGTACAGGATGTTTAATGGTTAGTGGTGTATTCTTCATTATTTATGGTATAACATTTAGAACAACTAAAAATCCCAGGCTAAATATTAAATTATTATTGTTACGAAGGCTTTTGTCAGGGTTATTGCTAATCGCGGTAGCTAGTTTTATAACGATTGAAAGCCTTATCTTTCAATCGTTAAAATCTAATGATAAAACAGAAGTGCAATATGCAGTTATCTTAGGCGCAGGGGTAAAGGGAGAAGAGCCTTCAGCTACACTCAGAAGAAGATTGGATACAAGTATTGACTATCTCAATAAAAATCCCGATACCAAGATAATCGCTTCTGGTGGATTGGGAAAAGAAGCAACACTCACGGAAGCAGAAGTTATGAAAAGGTATTTTATTGCACATGGCATAGATGAATCAAGGATATTGAAGGAAGAAAAATCTACGACTAGTGATGAAAACTTAAAGTATACCAAAGAGCTGCTAACTGGTTTATATGATGAAGATGTCCCAGAGATGCTTATTATAACGAGCGATTATCATATGTTCAGAGCCAAACGTATAGCTGAGAAATATTATACTAAAGTATATGGAATATCTTCGGCAACACCGAGCACAGTTATGATGAATTATGCAATCAGAGAATACCTAGCTGTTTTGAAAATGCTGATGTTGGAGATTGGTAAATAA
- a CDS encoding AAA family ATPase, producing MLLKKVSINKYKSYLTSQSFEVENGITRIVGKNESGKTAILEALAKFNYFEADEDFKYNETLDYPRNELKAYQREGASAVVVSCEFQIDKDLIDIIQEDLGQNILKNMSFTKDMKYDGRGTIVGINTDFSNFTKHIVITYKPNGDLAAEIEQCTDFDSLIEYCSQHPEELKTLNDKLGEISSIVQEKSWSNKLDCYVYYKYICNEIPKFWYFDEYYSMPSRIDINSIIEKNANKILSKEEYSTITALLDLANLNINELSNENNFESFKAELEATSNGITDEMFEYWSTNDNLEIRFEVEHESTGKKYLNRECQEFCVTRLKVLFIFLKNRLNPSIN from the coding sequence GTGCTACTAAAAAAAGTAAGTATTAATAAATATAAAAGTTATTTGACTTCTCAAAGTTTTGAAGTTGAAAATGGAATAACGCGTATAGTCGGCAAAAATGAGTCTGGTAAAACAGCAATTCTTGAAGCGTTAGCGAAATTTAATTATTTTGAAGCTGATGAAGACTTTAAATATAATGAAACCTTGGACTATCCAAGAAATGAATTAAAGGCATATCAAAGAGAAGGTGCCTCTGCTGTTGTCGTAAGTTGTGAATTTCAAATAGATAAAGACTTAATTGATATTATACAAGAAGACTTGGGTCAGAATATCTTAAAAAATATGAGTTTTACAAAAGATATGAAATATGATGGCAGGGGAACTATTGTAGGTATTAATACGGATTTTTCTAATTTTACGAAACATATTGTTATAACATATAAGCCAAATGGAGATTTAGCAGCAGAAATTGAGCAATGTACTGACTTTGATTCATTAATCGAATATTGTTCACAACATCCAGAGGAACTAAAAACACTTAATGATAAACTAGGCGAGATTAGTAGTATTGTTCAGGAAAAATCGTGGAGTAATAAGCTGGACTGTTATGTATATTATAAATACATCTGCAATGAAATACCTAAATTTTGGTATTTTGATGAATATTATTCTATGCCATCAAGAATTGATATAAATTCGATAATAGAGAAAAATGCAAATAAGATTTTAAGTAAAGAAGAATATAGTACAATAACGGCGCTATTAGATCTAGCTAATCTAAATATTAATGAATTGTCAAATGAAAACAATTTTGAATCTTTTAAAGCGGAACTGGAGGCTACTTCAAATGGTATTACAGACGAAATGTTTGAATACTGGTCAACAAATGATAATCTTGAAATAAGATTTGAAGTAGAGCATGAGTCAACAGGGAAGAAGTATTTAAATAGGGAGTGTCAAGAATTTTGTGTAACAA
- a CDS encoding amidase domain-containing protein, with protein MKEAIDIAYENIKEGLKEGYGIWAHGFRSPFIAVNINRTLAVNYALTHCGDTESRPNNPAFPFFDADCTNFVAQCWNAAGLSTAYDYYCDGRYANSYNWINVDDFLNYVTTHEIAKVEWSSTSIKPGDIAQFCYKQDDGSEAWLHSVIITGYDSDGGLCYTGHSDARYNKPLSDIYPDKTAITEIRFIVPLYPTYYCG; from the coding sequence TTGAAGGAGGCGATTGACATCGCTTACGAAAATATTAAAGAAGGATTAAAAGAAGGCTATGGCATTTGGGCACATGGCTTTAGATCTCCATTTATAGCAGTTAATATTAACCGTACTTTGGCAGTAAATTATGCACTTACTCATTGCGGGGATACAGAATCACGTCCTAATAATCCTGCTTTTCCTTTTTTTGATGCTGATTGTACTAATTTTGTAGCGCAATGCTGGAATGCCGCTGGACTATCTACAGCATATGATTATTATTGTGATGGCAGGTATGCTAACTCATATAATTGGATTAATGTAGATGACTTTCTTAATTACGTGACAACTCACGAGATCGCTAAAGTGGAATGGAGCAGTACGAGTATTAAACCAGGAGATATCGCTCAATTTTGTTATAAACAGGATGACGGCTCTGAAGCATGGTTGCATTCTGTAATCATAACCGGTTATGATTCTGATGGTGGTTTATGCTATACTGGTCACTCAGACGCACGCTATAACAAACCACTAAGTGATATCTATCCAGATAAAACGGCTATTACGGAAATTAGATTTATTGTTCCTTTATACCCCACATATTATTGTGGCTAA
- the dgt gene encoding dGTP triphosphohydrolase, with product MKYDWHKLLSTKRQRPSRSTKATHRNEFDKDYDRIISSSSVRRLQDKAQVFPLQENDFTRTRLTHSLEASAIARSLGLAIGDKLYKRNKLSIESKYELSSLLAVAGLIHDLGNPPFGHYGETIIRQWFKKWFNENEDNIKNDINKEKSDLILFEGNAQTLRIVSKLQFMNDQYGVNFTYGTLASIIKYPWDSNSKKATDKNKFGYFVCENDLVKDIYKETGTGMENNKNPITYILEAADDISYILADIEDGVKKGLIKWDSIYEEIKKEYSSYSDDIKRCFDDLDEKRKRNKDNNVPDHQLIDMQNFKVNIQGILIIDCVDTFIKKYDLIMNGTMQDDLLKNGKFNLLVKKLKDITYDYCFKCKEVLTLELVGETVICGLLDLFVPAIALKKEEPNFNSKEGKLYSLISENFKYICWLDKNGKKNKTFKDLGLYEKLLLITDFVTGMTDSYAVNLYKRLIGVNLP from the coding sequence ATGAAATATGATTGGCATAAATTACTTTCAACAAAAAGACAACGTCCATCGAGATCTACAAAAGCAACACATCGAAATGAATTTGATAAAGATTATGATAGAATAATTTCTTCTTCATCTGTGAGGCGTTTACAAGATAAGGCGCAAGTTTTTCCTTTGCAAGAAAATGATTTCACGAGAACAAGATTAACGCACTCACTAGAAGCGTCAGCTATTGCTAGATCTTTAGGTTTAGCTATAGGTGATAAATTGTATAAAAGAAATAAACTTAGTATTGAGAGTAAATATGAATTATCTTCATTGTTGGCAGTAGCAGGCTTAATTCATGATTTAGGAAATCCTCCGTTTGGTCATTATGGAGAAACTATTATTAGACAGTGGTTTAAAAAATGGTTTAATGAAAATGAGGATAATATAAAAAATGATATTAATAAAGAAAAATCGGATTTAATACTATTTGAAGGAAATGCTCAAACTTTAAGAATTGTATCAAAATTACAGTTTATGAATGATCAATATGGAGTGAATTTTACATATGGAACTCTAGCATCTATTATAAAATATCCATGGGATTCCAATTCTAAAAAAGCAACAGATAAAAACAAATTTGGGTATTTTGTGTGTGAAAACGATCTTGTAAAAGATATTTATAAAGAGACTGGTACAGGGATGGAAAATAATAAAAATCCTATAACATATATATTGGAAGCTGCAGATGATATATCGTATATTTTAGCTGATATTGAGGATGGTGTGAAAAAAGGTCTTATTAAATGGGATAGCATATATGAAGAAATAAAAAAAGAGTATAGTTCTTATAGTGATGATATCAAGAGGTGTTTTGATGATTTAGACGAAAAAAGAAAACGAAACAAAGATAATAATGTTCCAGATCATCAGTTAATTGATATGCAGAATTTTAAAGTGAACATACAAGGAATTCTAATTATTGATTGTGTGGATACTTTTATAAAAAAATACGATTTAATTATGAATGGAACAATGCAAGATGACTTATTAAAAAATGGAAAATTCAATTTGTTAGTAAAAAAATTAAAGGATATTACTTATGATTATTGCTTTAAATGTAAAGAAGTATTAACATTAGAATTAGTTGGTGAAACTGTAATTTGTGGATTGTTAGATTTATTTGTACCGGCTATTGCGTTAAAAAAAGAGGAACCTAACTTTAATAGTAAAGAAGGTAAATTGTATAGTCTTATTTCTGAGAATTTTAAATATATATGTTGGTTAGATAAAAATGGGAAAAAGAATAAAACATTTAAGGATCTTGGTTTATATGAAAAACTTTTATTAATTACAGATTTTGTTACAGGTATGACAGATTCTTATGCGGTAAATTTATATAAAAGACTGATTGGGGTTAATTTACCCTAA
- a CDS encoding tetratricopeptide repeat protein, producing MNFKRVFLGACCILFCLSSIGFAEADGSDYWYWVREGLGYERNKDYDKALYCFNQAIEKRPEDRIFYNYRASFYAQIKNYPAAIADYTRALELDPSVLINYFSRAKLYEKMEQYDEALLDYTTELAVVAKQNEVAQYKYVPKDVYRDRAALYYRLERYDEAFADYTEEINAYEAEDPSDQRFSFNVRGRGAAYCARGTVSLVKKDYVVAIQDFSQAIKIAPACSPGFFYRAKAYLLTQEYEKAVADYDEALALNLVKNKADQITLYINRGVAYAGLKNYDKALADYDEALALGAQSPELYQLRGTACAVLNKIDQAMESYQKCINLKPDFMLVYMERAKLYEQINNNAMAIEDYTKAIDLASDKAELYIARANCYNAIGQKKLAKADLIKARQLQKIVK from the coding sequence ATGAATTTTAAACGAGTTTTTTTAGGTGCATGTTGTATTCTATTTTGTTTGAGCAGCATTGGATTTGCGGAAGCAGATGGAAGCGATTATTGGTATTGGGTTCGTGAAGGACTAGGATATGAAAGAAACAAGGATTATGATAAAGCCCTCTATTGTTTTAACCAAGCTATCGAAAAACGCCCTGAAGATCGAATCTTTTATAACTATCGAGCATCGTTTTATGCACAGATAAAAAATTATCCGGCGGCGATTGCCGATTATACAAGGGCACTGGAACTTGATCCTAGTGTTTTGATTAATTACTTTTCACGCGCAAAGCTTTATGAAAAAATGGAACAATATGATGAGGCATTGTTAGACTATACAACAGAGCTGGCTGTAGTGGCAAAGCAAAATGAAGTGGCGCAATATAAGTATGTACCTAAAGACGTTTATCGTGATCGCGCAGCCTTATATTATCGTTTAGAACGATATGATGAGGCATTTGCCGATTATACAGAAGAAATCAATGCTTATGAAGCGGAAGATCCATCGGATCAGAGGTTTAGTTTCAATGTTAGAGGAAGAGGCGCAGCGTACTGCGCGCGTGGAACCGTTAGTTTAGTAAAGAAGGATTACGTAGTAGCAATACAAGATTTTTCACAGGCGATAAAAATTGCTCCAGCATGTTCGCCAGGATTTTTTTACCGAGCGAAGGCATATCTTTTAACACAAGAGTATGAAAAGGCTGTTGCAGACTATGATGAAGCTCTAGCGCTTAATTTGGTGAAAAACAAGGCGGATCAGATAACTTTATACATAAATCGTGGTGTGGCCTATGCTGGATTAAAGAATTATGATAAGGCACTAGCCGATTATGATGAGGCTTTGGCTTTGGGAGCACAGTCACCCGAATTGTACCAGCTCAGGGGAACGGCGTGTGCTGTGTTGAATAAAATCGACCAGGCGATGGAAAGTTATCAAAAATGTATAAATCTGAAACCGGATTTTATGCTAGTTTATATGGAAAGAGCAAAACTTTACGAACAGATAAACAATAATGCAATGGCGATAGAGGATTATACAAAAGCTATTGACTTAGCAAGTGATAAAGCAGAACTTTATATAGCGAGGGCAAATTGTTACAATGCCATAGGTCAGAAAAAATTGGCTAAGGCAGATTTAATTAAGGCGAGACAACTTCAAAAAATTGTAAAATAA